A genome region from Chryseobacterium sp. G0186 includes the following:
- a CDS encoding M23 family metallopeptidase produces MKNIITVLFLGCYSLVFTQFNTLTPKKVTSNEILKEQQSFQKQSTFKIEKEQKSIINRLFNAPTKKNLKKEIDSLKTLMLRYNVSRIEESKADSKIDNDSLLQNYKKQSTNLENSNTEKRIKKFDFVNEEESISKISMPLNNRMMVTSPFGWRVHPIFGANKLHNGADFKANYENVYAVLDGVVIASGWDLGGGGNYIKIRHSNSFITSYLHLSEMYYKAGEFVKAGFIIAKSGNTGNSTGAHLHFSVTENGKYINPIRFLNDLINANNLIANYYESRANSYNQH; encoded by the coding sequence ATGAAAAATATAATAACAGTGCTGTTTTTAGGTTGCTATTCGTTGGTTTTTACACAGTTCAATACACTGACTCCTAAAAAGGTTACATCCAACGAGATTCTTAAAGAACAACAAAGTTTTCAGAAGCAATCTACCTTCAAAATAGAAAAGGAGCAAAAAAGCATTATTAACAGACTTTTCAATGCTCCAACTAAAAAAAATCTGAAAAAGGAGATTGATTCTCTGAAGACATTAATGCTTCGTTACAATGTATCAAGAATTGAGGAAAGTAAGGCAGACTCAAAAATCGATAATGACTCACTCTTACAAAACTATAAAAAGCAATCAACAAATCTGGAAAATTCAAATACAGAAAAGCGTATTAAAAAGTTTGATTTCGTTAATGAAGAGGAATCTATCTCAAAAATAAGTATGCCACTTAACAATAGGATGATGGTTACTTCTCCTTTCGGATGGCGGGTTCATCCTATTTTTGGAGCTAATAAATTACACAACGGTGCAGATTTTAAAGCCAACTATGAAAATGTATATGCTGTTTTAGATGGAGTTGTAATTGCATCGGGTTGGGATTTAGGTGGAGGAGGGAATTATATTAAAATCAGGCATTCTAATTCATTTATAACCTCATATCTCCACCTTTCAGAAATGTATTACAAAGCTGGAGAATTTGTAAAAGCCGGATTCATCATTGCAAAAAGTGGGAATACCGGAAATTCTACCGGCGCGCATCTTCATTTTTCAGTGACAGAAAATGGAAAATACATTAACCCCATCCGATTTCTAAATGATCTTATTAATGCCAATAATTTAATTGCCAACTACTATGAATCACGAGCAAACTCATACAACCAACATTAA